One genomic window of Pocillopora verrucosa isolate sample1 chromosome 8, ASM3666991v2, whole genome shotgun sequence includes the following:
- the LOC136282840 gene encoding uncharacterized protein: MDISRDQRRPTKSAQCHPGYQGTRCQMPPVVRVFIRSEGCEDLGITANTCGIAYIKVNGKDYSPHIRGHNVVVINAITGTVLGAKGFDTHENSSAGIHLRDYLNGIKGEKIVLVAIQDQGSTYISPAIDALKRVGATDNLLNLTEFRGSFALVGFAGVNRPSWIAQQNAKRERGPSEIYLTIPSSEAIKGIYYNQPGHSCKDIRDSGYSVGDGEYWIDPEKNGNPLKVYCDMTTDGGGWLLVSNVVVDDSSSRQLWIASSYREISNCHWNKTLFITENAMKELRTHLSFTQLRFHCNKQKGRMIHVTTAANSSGKAVVRYFSGQTDDRPLACGSFNRMKDDNSNIAGVCHQWQGQQWGHSPSAKGTLTDHAFFVPYKYHWLLTPGNQRWECDDYIYDGFFALSSGDFWKVFIR, encoded by the exons ATGGATATTTCTCGTGATCAAAGGCGACCCACTAAGAGCGCTCAGTGTCATCCGGGATACCAAGGAACACGGTGCCAAATGC CTCCCGTGGTGAGAGTATTCATCCGCAGTGAAGGTTGCGAGGATCTGGGAATTACAGCAAACACTTGTGGCATTGCTTACATCAAAGTGAATGGCAAAGATTATTCTCCACACATCAGAGGCCATAACGTGGTTGTTATCAACGCTATCACAG GTACTGTACTAGGAGCCAAAGGATTTGACACTCATGAGAATAGTTCCGCTGGTATTCACCTGAGAGATTACCTTAACGGAATCAAAGGAGA aaaaatcgTTCTGGTCGCCATTCAAGATCAAGGCTCAACATACATATCACCAGCGATTGACGCTCTAAAAAGAGTTGGCGCCACCGATAACCTACTCAATCTGACAGAGTTCAGAGGATCTTTTGCTTTGGTGGGATTCGCCGGTGTGAATAGACCATCTTGGATTGCACAACAAAATGCCAAGCGAGAGAGGGGACCCAGTGAGATATATCTGACAATCCCATCATCAGAAG CTATCAAAGGCATATATTACAATCAGCCTGGCCATTCCTGCAAGGACATCCGGGACTCCGGATATTCCGTTGGAGATGGGgagtactggatcgaccctgagaagaacGGAAACCCTTTAAAGGtctactgtgacatgacaactgacggAG GAGGCTGGCTTCTTGTTTCCAACGTTGTGGTAGACGACTCGTCCTCGCGACAGCTTTGGATTGCGTCATCATACCGTGAAATCAGCAACTGCCACTGGAACAAAACGTTGTTCATCACAGAAAATGCCATGAAAGAACTGAGAACACACTTGtctttcactcagctgagattccactgcaacaaacaaaaaggacgAATGATCCACGTGACCACAGCTGCAAACAGCTCTGGTAAAGCTGTAGTCcggtacttcagcggtcagacggATGATCGACCTTTGGCGTGTGGCTCgtttaatagaatgaaagatgatAACTCCAATATAGCTGGAGTCTGTCACCAATGGCAAGGCCAGCAGTGGGGTCACTCACCGTCGGCAAAAGGGACATTGACTGACCACGCCTTTTTTGTCCCTTACAAATATCACTGGTTATTGACTCCTGGAAATCAAAGATGGGAGTGTGACGACTATATTTATGACGGATTTTTTGCGTTGTCCTCTGGCGATTTCTGGAAAGTCTTTATTCGTTAA